In Bacillus sp. Cs-700, one genomic interval encodes:
- a CDS encoding ECF transporter S component codes for MKSVSKTQRMIVVAMFSSISYLLMLLDFPLPGFPVFLQIDFSEIPALFVAILYGPVAGILVEAIKNFIHFGIQGSFTGVPIGQISNFIAGVFLIVPTSLIFRKFNQTQKGLALGLTLGTILMSAMMGLLNYLIILPAYTWFMGFEEMSASARQALVLTGITPFNLLKGAIVASIFVAFFIKLKPWFARQTRVA; via the coding sequence ATGAAAAGTGTTTCAAAAACGCAACGCATGATTGTAGTTGCGATGTTCAGCAGTATCTCATATTTATTAATGCTTTTAGATTTTCCACTGCCTGGATTTCCTGTCTTTCTTCAAATCGATTTCAGTGAAATTCCAGCGCTATTCGTTGCCATACTGTACGGTCCAGTTGCAGGGATACTTGTAGAAGCAATTAAGAATTTCATTCACTTTGGAATTCAGGGAAGCTTCACCGGTGTACCGATTGGACAAATATCAAACTTCATTGCTGGAGTTTTCTTGATCGTACCAACTTCTTTAATCTTCCGTAAATTTAATCAAACCCAGAAAGGATTAGCACTGGGATTGACGCTCGGAACCATTCTAATGTCAGCAATGATGGGATTGTTGAACTATTTAATTATTCTTCCGGCATACACATGGTTTATGGGCTTTGAAGAAATGTCTGCTTCAGCCCGTCAGGCACTTGTATTAACCGGTATCACACCATTTAATCTACTAAAAGGTGCAATCGTAGCTAGTATTTTTGTTGCCTTTTTCATAAAATTAAAACCCTGGTTTGCTCGTCAAACGAGAGTTGCTTAA
- a CDS encoding stage II sporulation protein P has protein sequence MKSSSPRLFGDTSSRQIRMISFFTLSGLIFLFIVAGVISSSETKYQLSSSMLHDWITSFSTEAMVYGMGTENHYFTQVLPEESEPPAFSLVMFQFITSVKPGDIRSLLGGELPGFALYDAKIHVAGEGTNFTNLPVESAPPLDDLLKEREVPTEKLEIQDSKDQVTPPLKTTNGKKVAFIYHSHSYESYLPLLGLEGEKNADLANDGKTNITLVGKLLGEELEDRGIGAQVDDSNMGALLNEKGLEHGSAYDVSRTIVQSAVASNDDFNLFIDIHRDSLRAKDTTVTINNEEYARTVFVIGEENPNYEKNLALAKELHAALKAEFPGLSRGVISKKGKGVDGIYNQDLSPNAMLIEMGGVDNNLEQLSRTVKAIADVISEHYWGTEKVNK, from the coding sequence ATGAAAAGCAGCTCTCCAAGGCTGTTTGGTGATACAAGCAGTAGACAAATTCGAATGATTTCTTTTTTTACATTATCAGGACTTATTTTTTTGTTTATTGTAGCAGGTGTGATTTCATCGTCAGAAACGAAATACCAGCTCTCCTCTTCTATGTTACATGATTGGATCACAAGTTTTTCAACAGAAGCGATGGTGTATGGAATGGGGACTGAGAATCATTATTTCACTCAGGTATTACCTGAAGAGAGTGAGCCGCCAGCATTTTCTCTAGTCATGTTTCAATTTATTACGAGCGTTAAGCCAGGAGATATCAGGAGTCTTCTAGGGGGAGAGCTCCCTGGTTTTGCGTTATATGATGCTAAAATCCACGTTGCTGGTGAGGGAACGAATTTTACCAACCTTCCTGTCGAATCCGCTCCACCTTTGGATGATTTACTTAAAGAAAGAGAGGTACCTACGGAGAAATTAGAAATTCAAGATTCAAAAGATCAGGTTACACCGCCGCTTAAAACAACGAATGGGAAGAAAGTGGCCTTTATTTATCATTCACATAGCTATGAGTCTTACTTGCCGTTATTAGGTCTTGAAGGAGAAAAAAATGCTGATTTAGCGAACGATGGGAAAACCAACATTACACTAGTTGGAAAATTGTTAGGTGAAGAACTAGAGGATCGTGGGATAGGCGCACAAGTTGACGATTCAAATATGGGAGCCCTATTAAATGAAAAGGGACTTGAGCATGGAAGTGCTTATGATGTATCGAGAACGATCGTACAGTCTGCGGTAGCAAGTAATGATGATTTTAACTTATTCATTGATATTCATCGAGATTCATTAAGAGCGAAGGATACAACGGTTACAATTAACAATGAGGAATACGCTCGAACGGTTTTTGTTATTGGAGAAGAAAATCCCAATTACGAGAAGAATCTCGCGCTTGCAAAAGAATTACATGCTGCGCTAAAAGCAGAATTTCCAGGGCTAAGCAGGGGGGTAATTAGTAAAAAAGGAAAAGGAGTAGATGGCATTTATAATCAAGACTTATCCCCTAATGCTATGTTGATTGAAATGGGTGGAGTGGACAATAACCTTGAGCAACTTAGTCGAACGGTTAAAGCCATTGCAGATGTCATTAGCGAACATTACTGGGGAACTGAGAAAGT
- a CDS encoding amidase family protein, translating into MLSIDWLEKSTILEIQQAMLAHKFTSNQLVQFYLNQIAHHNHRVNAILEINPDALMIADSLDRERKMKGARSSLHGIPILLKDNINTGDHMHTSAGSQALATSYGKDDAFLVTKLRHAGAVILGKTNMTEWANFMSDKMPNGYSSRGGQVLNPYGPGTLDVGGSSSGSAVAVACHFATAAIGTETNGSILSPSSSNAGVGLKPTVGTISRSGIIPISFSQDTAGPMTRNVTDAAILLSHLSGEDPLDHATNTIPNYQDYTPYLLPVLYEELRIGIVQNGYYNSMHAEEQEMLNRATEDLKKIGCSILKVDELCSDQELLEQDYQVLRYEFKSSVNSYLAKNTTSSLSDLQSIINYYHQNPLALPYGQSLLIEANETSGSLTEAQYLQSRLQDLSNAKENGLDKLMQTEKLDALLFVGAYGSTLPAKAGYPSITVPAGFTSNKKPLGITFTGKAFSEPQLIKLAYAYEQLSHQRKLPDWLDSTTTLRKART; encoded by the coding sequence ATGCTATCTATCGATTGGTTAGAAAAGTCCACAATCCTCGAAATCCAACAAGCTATGCTTGCTCATAAGTTTACTTCAAATCAGCTTGTTCAATTTTACCTTAATCAAATCGCACATCATAATCACAGAGTTAACGCCATTCTTGAGATTAACCCTGATGCATTAATGATTGCAGACTCACTTGATCGAGAGCGCAAAATGAAAGGAGCAAGAAGCTCATTACACGGAATTCCAATTCTACTTAAAGACAATATCAATACAGGTGATCATATGCATACAAGCGCCGGCTCACAAGCTCTAGCTACTTCCTACGGGAAAGATGACGCCTTTTTAGTGACAAAGCTGAGACACGCTGGAGCTGTTATTTTAGGCAAAACCAATATGACGGAATGGGCCAACTTTATGAGTGATAAAATGCCGAATGGCTACAGTTCAAGAGGTGGTCAAGTACTTAATCCTTATGGACCAGGTACTCTTGATGTTGGAGGATCCAGTTCTGGGTCAGCTGTTGCAGTAGCTTGTCATTTTGCCACAGCTGCGATTGGAACAGAAACAAACGGGTCCATTCTAAGCCCATCAAGTTCGAATGCTGGCGTTGGCCTTAAGCCCACAGTTGGCACAATTAGTCGTTCAGGAATCATCCCAATCTCTTTTTCACAAGATACCGCTGGTCCAATGACTCGAAATGTTACCGATGCAGCCATTCTACTCAGTCATCTATCAGGGGAAGACCCTTTGGATCATGCAACAAATACCATACCTAATTATCAAGATTATACACCTTATCTACTCCCTGTTTTATATGAAGAATTGAGAATTGGAATTGTCCAAAACGGCTATTATAATTCCATGCATGCTGAAGAACAAGAGATGTTAAATAGAGCAACCGAAGACCTAAAGAAGATTGGTTGCTCAATATTAAAGGTTGATGAACTATGTTCTGATCAAGAATTGCTTGAGCAAGACTACCAGGTCTTGCGATATGAATTTAAATCCAGCGTTAATAGCTATCTAGCAAAAAACACAACTTCTTCTTTAAGTGACCTTCAATCGATTATTAATTACTATCATCAAAACCCATTAGCTCTTCCGTACGGACAATCCCTTTTAATTGAAGCAAACGAAACGAGCGGATCTTTAACCGAAGCACAATATTTGCAAAGTCGCCTCCAGGATTTATCTAATGCAAAAGAAAATGGTTTAGACAAACTCATGCAAACCGAGAAGCTAGATGCATTGCTATTTGTAGGAGCTTACGGCTCAACACTTCCTGCAAAAGCAGGCTATCCGTCTATAACCGTCCCTGCTGGCTTCACTTCAAACAAAAAACCTCTTGGCATTACCTTCACGGGTAAAGCGTTCAGCGAACCTCAACTAATTAAGCTCGCTTATGCTTATGAACAGCTATCTCATCAACGAAAGCTTCCAGATTGGTTAGACAGCACAACAACCTTAAGAAAAGCGCGAACCTAA
- a CDS encoding cytochrome c, translating to MGKSSAYITAIILFLVMVVGFTYWLSTTEEHAGGNEASHGEQAKEGGGEEGGDSAGGGEAEKVFAQNCASCHGENLGGGAGPALEAVGGKYSKDEILEIIKNGKGGGMPAGLIQGEEAEMVAAWLAEKK from the coding sequence ATGGGTAAATCATCCGCTTATATTACTGCAATAATTTTGTTCCTAGTTATGGTTGTAGGCTTTACATACTGGCTTTCCACAACCGAAGAACACGCTGGTGGAAACGAAGCCAGTCATGGTGAACAGGCCAAAGAAGGTGGCGGTGAAGAAGGCGGCGATTCCGCTGGAGGTGGAGAAGCCGAAAAAGTATTTGCACAAAACTGCGCGTCTTGCCACGGTGAGAACCTTGGAGGCGGTGCTGGTCCAGCACTAGAAGCCGTTGGTGGTAAATATTCGAAAGATGAAATTCTCGAAATTATCAAGAATGGTAAAGGTGGCGGCATGCCCGCTGGTTTGATTCAAGGTGAAGAAGCTGAAATGGTCGCTGCTTGGCTTGCTGAGAAAAAATAA